The genomic DNA GAGACCGACGGCAGCTATTTCTGGATGGCGCCCAAGGTGCTGCGCTTCTCGGGCAGCTACCTGGCGTCGTCGCGCCTGCCGCGCGCGCTGCAGCCCACGCTGAACCGGCTGGCGGCGCAGACCGGCGAATCGTTCTCGGCCGTGGTGCTCGATGGCGAAGAGGCGGTCATCATCGCGCGCAGCGGCGCCTACGGCACGCCGACCCGCGTGCTGGCCTATGGCCTGCACTTGGGCGCCCGCTTGCCGGCCCATGCCACCTCGACAGGCCGGGTGCTGCTCGCGGCCATGGCGCCGGCCCAGTTCACGCAGTGGCTCAAGGGGCGTCACCTTGCGCGGCTCACGCCGCACACCACCACCCAGGCGCGCGGCCTGCGACAGCTGATCGCCCGCGTGCGCAAGGACGATTACTGCTTTGCCAGCGAAGAGCACGAGCTCGGCGTGCAGGCGCTCGCGGTGCCGCTGCGCGACATGCAGGGCCGCACGGTGGCCGCGCTCAACGTGGTGCTGTCCGGCACGCGCTACCAGGAGGAGACGCTCCAGCGCGAGATGCTGCCGCTGCTCTTCGAGGCGGCGCGCGAAGTCCGGTCGCTGCTGTGAGATGAACTTCCACGCGGCCGCCGCCTCGAATCCCGAAACGGACAAGACAACACCATGCGACTCCTGCTTCTCGAAGACGACGTGATGATCGGCGAGGCCGTGCTCGACCTGCTGCGCGCCGAGCAGTACGCGGTGGATTGGGTGAAGGACGGCGAGGCGGCCGAGTCCGCACTGCGCACCCAGCAGTACGACCTCGTGCTGCTCGACCTGGGCGTGCCGCGCCGCGACGGGCTCGAGGTGCTGCGCAGCCTGCGCGCCCGCAAGCAGCGCATGCCGGTGCTGATTGCCACCGCGCGCGACTCGGTGCAGCAGCGCATCGAAGGGCTCGATGCGGGGGCCGACGACTACGTGCTGAAGCCCTACGACCTCGACGAGCTGCTGGCCCGCATCCGCGCCCTGCTGCGCCGCGCCGCGGGGCGCGCCGAGCCGGTGTACGAGCACATGGGCGTGAGCATCAACCCCGCCACGCGCGAGGTCGCGGTGGATGGCCAGCCGGTGGTGCTTTCGGCGCGCGAATGGGCCGTGCTCGAACCGCTGATCGCGCGGCCCGGCATGGTGCTGTCGCGCGCCCAGCTCGAGGAAAAGCTCTACAGCTGGAAGGATGAAATCAGCAGCAATGCGGTCGAGGTCTACGTGCACGGCCTGCGCAAGAAACTCGGCGCAGAGCTGATCCGCAACGTGCGAGGCGTCGGCTACATGGTGCCGAAGGCATGATCCGCACGCTGACCGGATCGCTGCGTGCGCGCCTGCTGTGGTTTTTGCTCGCGGCCATCGTGCTGGCCGCCGGCGCGCAGGCGCTGGTGGCCTATCGCACGGTGCTGAAGGAGGCCGACGAGATCTTCGACTACCACATGCAGCAGATGGCGCTGTCGCTGCGCGCGGGCTTGCCGCCGAGCGCGGCCGTGGGCGGCCTGGGCAGCGGCGAGCAGAACTTCGACTTCGTGGTGCAGGTGTGGACCGCCGACGGCGTGCGTATCTTCGAATCGGCCGAGCAGGCCGCGCTGCCGCAGCTGGCGGTGCTGGGCTTTGCCGACGTGCGCGCGCGCGGCACCACCTACCGCGTGTTCTCGATGCAGACGAGCGGGCTGGTGATCCAGGTTGCGCAGGACATGGCGGCACGCCGCAACATGGCCGGCGCACTGGCCCTGCGCACCATCGCGCCGGTGGCGCTGATGGCGCCGCTGCTCATGCTGGTGGTGTGGTGGGTGGTGAGCCGGTCGCTCGCGCCGGTGGCGCGCGTGCGGGGGCAGGTCGCGTCGAGGCAGGCCGACGATCTTTCTCCCGTGAGCGAGGAGAACCTGCCCGACGAGGTGCGTCCTCTGGTGCAGGAGCTCAACCTCCTGTTCGACCGGGTGCGGCACGCCTTCGATGCGCAGAAGCACTTCGTGGCCGATGCCGCGCACGAGCTGCGCTCGCCGCTGGCCGCGCTCAAGCTGCAGGTGCAAGGCCTGCAGCGCGCCTCCGATGCCGCGTCGCGCGAACTCGCGGTGAGCCGGCTGGTGGCAGGCATCGACCGCGCGACGCGTCTGGTCGAGCAGATGCTCGCCCTGGCCCGGCACGAGGCCAGCATGGCTGCGGGGGCCAAGCCGGAACCGGTCGACCTCAGCGAAGTGGCGCGCCTGGCCATCTCGGACGCAGTCGCGGCCGCGCAGGCCCGGCGCATCGACATCGGCATCTCGCATGCCGACCCGGCCGTGGTGAACGGCCAGCCCGAGGCGCTGCGCATGCTGCTGCGCAACCTGATCGACAACGCCGTCAAGTACACGCCAGAAGAGGGACGGGTCGACGTCGGCATAGCAAGCCTGGGCACGGCGGTCGAGCTGAGCGTGGACGACAGCGGCCCCGGCTTGCCCGAGGACGAGCGCGAACGCGTGCTCGACCGCTTCTACCGCTCGGGCGAGCCGCAGGCGCCGGGCAGCGGCCTCGGGCTGGCGATCGTGAAGTCGATCGCCGAGATGCACGGCGCCACGGTCGCGCTCGCGGCTTCGCCGACGCTGGGCGGCTTGCGGGTACTGGTGCGCTTTGCTGCCAAGGCCTGAACCGCCGTCCGCGGTTTAAGCCGCGCTTAAGCCGGCGGGCCGACATTCCTTCCATCGTGTTTGCGTGCAGACGCATTGAAAGGAAAGCTAGAAATGAACACCCGCCTGACTTCTCCCCATGCCCTGGTTCTTGCCCTGGCGACCGCCGGGGTGATCGGTGCCGTCGGTGCCGGCGCCTACACCAGTGCCCGCGCCGTGAATGCGCCGACCACCAATGCCACGAGCGTGGCGCCCGCGGCCATGGTGACGCTGCCCGACTTCTCCACCATCACCTCGCGCGACGGCCCTGCGGTGGTCAACATCAGCGTGACCGGTACCGCCAAGGCGTCCGAGGACCAGGCCGCAGCCGAGATGCAGGGCATCGACCCGGACGATCCGATGTTCCAGTTCTTCCGCCGCTTCCAGGGCCAGATGGGCCCGCGCTCCCAGCAGCGCGAGGTGCCGGTGCGGGCGCAGGGCTCGGGCTTCATCGTGAGCCCCGACGGCATCATCATGACCAACGCACACGTCGTGAAGGATGCCAAGGAGGTCACAGTCAAGCTGACCGACCGGCGCGAATACCGCGCGAAGGTGCTCGGCGCCGATGCCAAGACCGACATCGCGGTGCTCAAGATCGACGCCAAGAACCTGCCCACGCTCGCGCTCGGCAACACCAAGGACCTGAAGGTCGGCGAATGGGTGCTGGCCATCGGCTCGCCCTTCGGCTTCGAGAGCACAGTGACGGCCGGCGTGGTGAGCGCCAAGGGCCGCTCGCTGCCCGACGACAGCTACGTGCCGTTCATCCAGACCGACGTGGCGGTGAACCCCGGCAACTCCGGCGGCCCGCTGCTCAACACGCGTGGCGAAGTGGTCGGCATCAACTCGCAGATCTACAGCCGCAGCGGCGGCTATCAGGGCGTGTCCTTTGCCATTCCGATCGACGTGGCGGTACAGGTGAAGGACCAGATCGTCGCGACCGGCAAGGCCACGCATGCGCGGCTCGGCGTGGCGGTGCAGGAAGTGAACCAGGCCTTTGCCGATTCCTTCAAGCTCGACAAGCCCGAGGGTGCACTGGTCTCCAACATCGAGAAGGGCGGCCCCGGCGACAAGGCCGGCCTGAAGGCGGGCGACGTGATCCGCAAGGTCGACGGCCAGCCCATCGTCTCGTCGGGCGACCTGCCTGCGGTCATCGGGCAGCAGACGCCGGGCAAGAAGGTCACGCTCGAAGTCTGGCGCCAGGGCGAGCGGCAGGAGCTTTCGGCCAAGCTCGGCGATGCGAGCGACAAGCCGGTGCAGGTTGCCAAGAACGACAGTGCGGCGGGGCAGGGCAAGCTCGGCCTTGCGCTGCGGCCGCTGCAGCCTCAGGAAAAGCGCGAAGCCGCCATCGAGAACGGGCTGCTCGTCGAGGATGTGGCGGGGCCGTCCGCCATGGCCGGGGTGCAGGCGGGCGACGTGCTGCTGGCCATCAACGGCACGCCCGCCAGGAGCCTGGAGCAGGTGCGCGAGGTGGTGGCCAAGGCCGACAAGTCGGTGGCGCTGCTGATCCAGCGCGGCGAGGACAAGATCTTCGTGCCGGTGCGGATCGGCTGAAGCCCGCGCCAGGACAAAAGATGGCTTCATCCGAGGGCGGCCTTTCGGCACACATCCTGCCCACGTCGGCCACCATGATCGGGGTGTGCATGACCGTGATGTCGATCGGCCACCTGGGCCCGCGCGACGACCTGCGGCTGCTGATCGACCGCCTGCTGGCCATCGACGCACTGGTCTTCCTCGCCAGCGCACTCCTGTCTTTCATCTCGATGCGCTCGCGCAGTTCGGGCGTACGGCTGGAGGCCTGGGGCGAGATGGTCTTCATCGCGGGCCTCGCGCTGCTGGCCCTGGGCGCGGTGACGCTGGCGTTTGCGCTGCGCTGAGGCCGGCGCCCCGGCTCAGGATTCCTTGTTGCCCGGATCCTTGTCGGGAGCCTGCGCGTCGAGTTCGTCCTTGACGGACCGGTTTCCTCGAAGGACCAGGAAGAGCACGGCGCCCAGGCCAATGGCAACAATCACGGCAATGAATCCGCCGCCGGAGGCCCACCACCAGAACAGACCGCCTGCAACAAGCAGCAGCGCGGTGATGAGTAGAGATTTCAAGTGCATGGCGCGAGGCGATAGTACGTTGGCGCTAATGTACGCGTCGTTACCGTTCGGCGCCCAATTTGTATTCTGGGATATACCCTCTTTTTTGCTTTGCCGCAGGGACGTAGCACTCCATCGATGGGGCTTGTGCTGCCCGTTCCACCGTGTCGGTGAGCAGGCGAACTCGAAGGAAGGGATGAGCCACTCGTCCCAGGCTGGAAGAACCTGAAGCGAGCGAAGGGGGCGGTCACCCGTATGCCAGTGCGAGTTCCGTGATTCCTTCCGATGTGATCTTCACGACCACCGCGGATTCGTAGTTCCTGAACGAACTGCGAAGATCGAGCGGCGGGGAGATGTCCGCCTCGACGCAGCCCAGGGCCTTGAGCGTCGCGATGGCCTGGATCAACTCCGGATCCCGGACATGAACCGGGAACCTGGCATGTTCGAGTTCGAGCAGGTACTCAATGGGTGTCGCTGGCACGATGGGGAACATCATGGCCCAACCGTGTCGGCTTGTGTTCAGCCTGCGTTGATGAGATTCGTGCGGATCACCCTACAGGCGTCGGACCGGGTGCACGACCACAACAGGCCCGATGCTCACTCAGACTGGCCGCACGTCGAAGAACGCTTCATCGGTGTCCCCAAGGTCGCGAAAGCCGGCAGTTCGGGCCGCGTCGTAGGCCTTCATCCATCGCCTGGCGAGCGCCATCTCTTCTCTCGTGAGATCGGCTTCGCTGGACTCGCTGGCATTGTGGAAGGCGCGCAATGCACGCATGACGTCGCCGCCGAGATGCCGGTCGAGCTCGCGCCGGAAGCGCTGCTCCGAGACCTTGACGGCGTCCGCTGCCGGGTGCGGGTAGTCGGCAAGCCGCACGGTGTAGGCAACCCGGGGTTCGGGCTCGATGTCTTCGAACCTGAAAGGCGGGTCTTCCGAGGCATCGATCTGCCGGATCGTGGCCTCTTGCGTTGGAGCCGCAGCCTGGGGGTAAAAAAGTTCGGCTTGGTTCATGTTCATTTCTCCTGCGTCTTCTTGCTGGAAAGCGCCTGACCTTCGAACGGGTATCTCGACCCTCCGCATCAAGACTGTATGAATATACAGTAATATTGCGCTTGAACCCACTTTTGCAGTTGCCCCCGAATCTTGGTTTTGCGGGGCCCTTGGCGACATCGCCGAGGATTCCGCCCAGCCGTGTGCTGGGCGTTTTTTTATCTGATGCGACCGGACAGTCGAGGTTGTCCGACATGCCGAAGCGCGGATCCGGACGAGCATCGCGCCATGCAGCCACTCCGCCGGATTGCAGTCACTGTGATCGAAGAGGAAGAGGGCGCCTACCGCTGGCGCCTGATCGAGTTCGAGGGCAAAGGCTGGCATGTTCTCAGCCAGCAGTCGAGGTCCATGAAGACCTACAAGGCCGCGATGGCCGCCGGGCTGCTCGAGTTGCAGAAGATGGTCGACGATCTTGATGCCGGGCCGCGCGAGGATGAGCCCGAGCCCGCGAAGGCCAGAAAGAAGAGCGGCTCTGTCTTCGGTTTCGGATTCGGGCTGCCGAAGATAGGGTGAGGCGCCTCAAAAGGAAATGCCCGCTACCTTTTGAGCAGTGGGTCCAGAGGCCTAGCAGTCGGCAGTGGCCCCAGCACCCGCAGAAGCACGAATGCTCGGTCTCATTGAACCTGGGGCATCCTTAGAGCGATTCAGCAGCCTGTTTTTCAACTTCATAAACAGGCAATCCTTTGATCATGTCAAGTCGCTTGTTTGCCGTTACATATGAAAGATTGCCGTATTCATCTCTGCTTTCACGGTAGTTGGATGGCGAATATGCGGCTTCAACTGACAAGACTTCAACCCTGTCGTTTAATAAATCTTTGCGAACATAGAAAGCATTGTTGCCAGCCGCGTTTGTCCCAACCAGTGCATAGCCTTTCTTGTCTGCAAGATAAGTCATGGCTGCGAGTGAGGCGCCCCAATACAGATTCGAATGATGGATATTGGTCCTGTAAAAGTCGGCTTGGTAGGGAATGGTAATTTTTCTATTTGCCCCAAATACAGGATTGTATTCGCAAATAAGTATGCGTGGCTTGAAGCTTTTTATTGCTTCGAGTATGAAAAAATCGTTGCCGTCCAGGTCTATGGACAGTATCCCTAAATCTTCTTCGAAGCCGCTTGCTGCGAGTATGTCTTCAATATTTTCCTTTGTAATGAATCTGTCGACTGAATTCAAGTGGTGTTTCCAGTAGAAGTATGAGTTTTTTAATCGCTGGATGTTGGACGTAGAGCCGTCGATTACGAAGCCTTTCCAATCGTCCTTCATTAGCAAGAAGCGGCAGTTGGACTCGAAAAAATCTTCCACCCCAAACTCAATGAAAGTTTTATTTTTTATTTCTATTGACTTTGTCAGGTGCTGGATGATTCCATCCTCACCCCATTGTGAAAAAACCTTGAACTCGTAGTCTTTAAGATTTTTGGTTGTCCTGCCATCATTCAGGCTGGAGAGTATGATGCCTTGATTGATCTTTATCTCATCGAATCTCTGATTGATGTTGGCGAGGGTCGACAAAGCTTGTTTAAGCCTGGCGATTGCTTTTTTCAAGTAGTTCATGTTGGCTCTTTTGCTGATGAGTGCGTTGGTTCCAGGCGACGCACGTTTGTCGGGTGTTGCGCAACAATTCGCGCCATTGAGTGATAAACATCAACCCAGCCGCCGTACCCAGCAAATGATCCTGAGGGTTCAAGACAATTCGAAGTGCAGTCCGGAACCTGGCGATAAAAGCAGGTTAGGGGTGCCAGAAGCCTGCGCAAAGTGACATTTGTCCTTTTTCATATGAGTGAAACGCCCCGGTTCTTCGTCTTCGATGGCGATCACCCGTGATCGACCGCGACCGTAATGACGAAGACGGGCTATCAGGACGTGCTGACTTGTGCAACCCTGGCAATCGGGCGGGGTTTGGGAGGCGATCGGACACACGCTATCGGCGAACCTGATTCAGCTGTGGCTGATGCAGTACGACCGGGGCGAGCTCAGCACCAAGGAGGCCGAAGCATCGGGCATCGCGGAGTAAGAAGCCAAGGTCACGGCCTCGGGGTGGCCGGCTTCACCTGCATCCGGGTTGCCACGGGCGGTGGCGGGCGCGATCGACGGGTTGATCTCCCCGAGGATGCGGCGGCCACGGGCTGTGGCCAGCCTCGCGGGGCATGCCTCGGCGACTACTGGATATTTGGCGATTGCCAAACAAGACGCCCCAAAAGGAAATGCCCCGCTACCTTGTGAGTAGCGGGGCATCCAGAGGCCTTGCGGCTTGTAGTGGCTCCTCGACCTGGGCTCGAACCAGGGACCTACGGATTAACAGTCCGGCGCTCTACCGACTGAGCTATCGAGGAACAAGCCTCAGATTATAGCGTGATTTTTTGGGCCTTTCGAGCGCACCAATGCGGACGCAATAAATTTCTGAAAATTTTTGGGGCCCGCGCTCAGAGCGACACGCTCAACCCCAGGCGCAGCGTGCGCGGCGCACCTGGAAAGAGATAGACGTGGCCGAACTGGTAGGGCGATTCCTTCCAGTAGCGGCGGTCGAACAGGTTGTCGATGGCGATGCTCCAGCTCGTGTTCACGCCGCGCAACCGCGTGTCGTAGCGCAGCACCGCATCGACGCGTGTCCATGAGGGCAGCGCGATCGAACCATCGGGCAGCACGTTGCGGCGGCCTTCATGCGAGAGCTGTCCGAGCAGCTCGAGACCCGGCACCGAAGCCACGCGGTAGCCGGCCTGCGCGCGCAGCACCTGCTTGGGCACGTTGGTGGGCGACTGGCCGTTGGTGACGGGCTCGGCCGTGCTTCCGCGGCGCTTGGCATCGATCAATGTCAGGCTGCCCGCAAGGCGCCAGGGCCCCGTGTTCCACTGCGCGCCCGCTTCGAGTCCGCGGTGCACGGCGCTGCCGTCGTAGCGTCCGTCGCAGGGCGTGGTGCCGAGCCGGTTGCAGGCATCGAGGTTCGTCATCGGGCGCTTGATGTCGAACCATGCGAGCTGCCAGGCGAAGGCGTCGCTGCCGCCCTTGAGCCCGAGCTCCCATTGGCGCGAGGTCAGCGCGGGCAGCGCCTCGCCGGCATTGGTGTATTGCGAGCTCTTGTTCGGCACCACCTGCGACTCGACGCCCTTGCCCCAGCTCGCATAGGCCAGGAGACCTGGCTGGATGGCGAAGCTGGCGGCGATCCATGGGGTGGTGATGCCGTCCTTGTAGCCGGTGGGGCGCGTGCCATCGGTGCGGATGCTGTCGCGGTCCAGCCGCGTGTGGCGCACGCCGAGCCAGGTGGTGAAACGGCTGTTCCAGCGGATCGCGTCCTGCACCGAGAGCTCGGTGGAACGCTCGTCGCGGTTGGTGTTGGCGTCGGTCAGCGTGGGGTCGGGCGGCACGATGGCCGTGGCCCAGACGTTGCCGGTGCCGACGTAGTTGTAGGCCTGGTCCTGGAAGCGGTTGCGCACGCGGCTCGCGAGCAGGCCGAAGCCGAGCTCGTGCCGCACGCTGCCGGTCATCACGTTGCCCTTGAGATTCAGGCTGCCGGCCGTTTGCGTGCGCCGCTCGTTCTCGCTGCGGAAGTCGTAGAAGTCGAAGGTGCCGTCGGAGCAATAGCGGTCGTAATTGCCCTCGGCACCGCAGCCGAAGGCATAGGCCAGCCGGTCATTGGTCTTGAGCCTTTGCTGGCCGATCTGCGCGCTCCAGCGCCAGTCGGCATTGAGCGCCTGGCTGAAGCGCACGCTGCCTGTGAGCGCGTTGAACTCCGAAGGCTGCGACCACGGCTGGTTGTTGAGGTTGATCTTGGGGTCCACCGGCGCGGGCAGCGTGCTCCCCAGCAGGCTGAAGCCGTTCTGGCTTGGCTGCGTCTTGTGGCTGCGCTCGATCTCGAACTCGAGCACCGAATCGCGCGTGATGCGCCAGTCGCCAGCCAGCGAGAACAGGTTGCGGTTGCCGTCGAGGTTGTGCACGAGCGGCTTGAGGTTTTCGTTCGCCACGTTGAGGCGATAGCCGAACTCGCGGTTCGCACCGAAGCGCCCGCCCAGGTCGAGCGCGCCGAGCACGCTGCCGCGGCTGGTGGTTTCGATGCGCAGCGTGCGCAGGTCCTGCTCGGTGGGCCGCTTGACCACGTAGTTGACCAGGCCGCCCGGCGCGCTGGTGCCGGCCTGGATTCCACTGGTGCCGCGCAGGATCTCGATGCGCTCCTTGTTGTCGAGCGGGATCGATGTCTCGGCGCTGATCGGCAGGCCCTCGCGCCGGT from Variovorax sp. V93 includes the following:
- a CDS encoding IclR family transcriptional regulator C-terminal domain-containing protein, whose amino-acid sequence is MTIAKADFIEGIAKGMAVLESFDTERQRLNATLAAERAGLTRAAARRHLLTLAHLGYLETDGSYFWMAPKVLRFSGSYLASSRLPRALQPTLNRLAAQTGESFSAVVLDGEEAVIIARSGAYGTPTRVLAYGLHLGARLPAHATSTGRVLLAAMAPAQFTQWLKGRHLARLTPHTTTQARGLRQLIARVRKDDYCFASEEHELGVQALAVPLRDMQGRTVAALNVVLSGTRYQEETLQREMLPLLFEAAREVRSLL
- a CDS encoding ATP-binding protein, with translation MIRTLTGSLRARLLWFLLAAIVLAAGAQALVAYRTVLKEADEIFDYHMQQMALSLRAGLPPSAAVGGLGSGEQNFDFVVQVWTADGVRIFESAEQAALPQLAVLGFADVRARGTTYRVFSMQTSGLVIQVAQDMAARRNMAGALALRTIAPVALMAPLLMLVVWWVVSRSLAPVARVRGQVASRQADDLSPVSEENLPDEVRPLVQELNLLFDRVRHAFDAQKHFVADAAHELRSPLAALKLQVQGLQRASDAASRELAVSRLVAGIDRATRLVEQMLALARHEASMAAGAKPEPVDLSEVARLAISDAVAAAQARRIDIGISHADPAVVNGQPEALRMLLRNLIDNAVKYTPEEGRVDVGIASLGTAVELSVDDSGPGLPEDERERVLDRFYRSGEPQAPGSGLGLAIVKSIAEMHGATVALAASPTLGGLRVLVRFAAKA
- a CDS encoding response regulator, with amino-acid sequence MRLLLLEDDVMIGEAVLDLLRAEQYAVDWVKDGEAAESALRTQQYDLVLLDLGVPRRDGLEVLRSLRARKQRMPVLIATARDSVQQRIEGLDAGADDYVLKPYDLDELLARIRALLRRAAGRAEPVYEHMGVSINPATREVAVDGQPVVLSAREWAVLEPLIARPGMVLSRAQLEEKLYSWKDEISSNAVEVYVHGLRKKLGAELIRNVRGVGYMVPKA
- a CDS encoding DegQ family serine endoprotease; this encodes MNTRLTSPHALVLALATAGVIGAVGAGAYTSARAVNAPTTNATSVAPAAMVTLPDFSTITSRDGPAVVNISVTGTAKASEDQAAAEMQGIDPDDPMFQFFRRFQGQMGPRSQQREVPVRAQGSGFIVSPDGIIMTNAHVVKDAKEVTVKLTDRREYRAKVLGADAKTDIAVLKIDAKNLPTLALGNTKDLKVGEWVLAIGSPFGFESTVTAGVVSAKGRSLPDDSYVPFIQTDVAVNPGNSGGPLLNTRGEVVGINSQIYSRSGGYQGVSFAIPIDVAVQVKDQIVATGKATHARLGVAVQEVNQAFADSFKLDKPEGALVSNIEKGGPGDKAGLKAGDVIRKVDGQPIVSSGDLPAVIGQQTPGKKVTLEVWRQGERQELSAKLGDASDKPVQVAKNDSAAGQGKLGLALRPLQPQEKREAAIENGLLVEDVAGPSAMAGVQAGDVLLAINGTPARSLEQVREVVAKADKSVALLIQRGEDKIFVPVRIG
- a CDS encoding TonB-dependent siderophore receptor, giving the protein MNEPMTQKQSRSWPLSPISHAVGIALLLAAGGAQAQQPTDLPAVTVNESSAAPQAELSGFGDVPLRELPLSATVVDSTQLRASGARRLADLTQFDSSVTDAYNSAGYWDYLTVRGFVLDNRFNYRREGLPISAETSIPLDNKERIEILRGTSGIQAGTSAPGGLVNYVVKRPTEQDLRTLRIETTSRGSVLGALDLGGRFGANREFGYRLNVANENLKPLVHNLDGNRNLFSLAGDWRITRDSVLEFEIERSHKTQPSQNGFSLLGSTLPAPVDPKINLNNQPWSQPSEFNALTGSVRFSQALNADWRWSAQIGQQRLKTNDRLAYAFGCGAEGNYDRYCSDGTFDFYDFRSENERRTQTAGSLNLKGNVMTGSVRHELGFGLLASRVRNRFQDQAYNYVGTGNVWATAIVPPDPTLTDANTNRDERSTELSVQDAIRWNSRFTTWLGVRHTRLDRDSIRTDGTRPTGYKDGITTPWIAASFAIQPGLLAYASWGKGVESQVVPNKSSQYTNAGEALPALTSRQWELGLKGGSDAFAWQLAWFDIKRPMTNLDACNRLGTTPCDGRYDGSAVHRGLEAGAQWNTGPWRLAGSLTLIDAKRRGSTAEPVTNGQSPTNVPKQVLRAQAGYRVASVPGLELLGQLSHEGRRNVLPDGSIALPSWTRVDAVLRYDTRLRGVNTSWSIAIDNLFDRRYWKESPYQFGHVYLFPGAPRTLRLGLSVSL